A section of the Deinococcus taeanensis genome encodes:
- the mnmE gene encoding tRNA uridine-5-carboxymethylaminomethyl(34) synthesis GTPase MnmE, giving the protein MTRSGLSDTIAAIATAPGSAGVGIVRVSGPDALRVADSVFRGRRAPSGTPGGRFLFGQLQDAAGDALDEGLCLIFKGPRSYTGEDVAELQTHGSPAVLARVLQATLDCGARLARPGEFTLRAYLSGRLDLAQAEAVLGLIEAQTDTARRQATLGLSGALGERVARIGQNVTRTLAAMQAMLDYPEEGVPDEDRAAPLAHAEADLQELLRSARAGQVATRGARLALIGRPNAGKSSLLNALLGYERSIVTPTPGTTRDYLEAAVELAGVPVTLVDTAGIRDTADVIEAAGVRQALSLAGAADLVLALEDGSAPREPLPADLSGARVLHVRTKADLPQAWRDPAALDVSAVTGQGLPELREAIQAALLGDAARGEAWLTTERQADAARRALGYVQAAAFLPDDLAGYELEEALRALADLTGRDVQEDVVDAVFRNFCVGK; this is encoded by the coding sequence GTGACCCGCTCTGGCCTCTCGGACACCATCGCCGCCATCGCTACAGCCCCCGGCAGCGCCGGCGTGGGCATCGTGCGCGTAAGCGGACCGGACGCCCTGCGCGTCGCGGACAGCGTGTTCCGCGGCCGGCGCGCGCCCTCAGGCACCCCGGGCGGCCGGTTCCTGTTCGGGCAGCTGCAAGACGCAGCGGGAGACGCGCTCGACGAGGGCCTGTGCCTGATCTTCAAGGGACCGCGCAGCTACACCGGTGAGGACGTGGCCGAACTGCAGACCCACGGCAGTCCCGCGGTCCTGGCCCGCGTGCTGCAGGCCACCCTGGACTGCGGCGCGCGGCTGGCCCGCCCCGGCGAGTTCACCCTGCGCGCGTACCTGAGCGGCCGGCTGGACCTCGCGCAGGCTGAAGCGGTGCTGGGCCTGATCGAAGCGCAGACCGACACGGCCCGCCGGCAGGCCACCCTGGGCCTCAGCGGCGCGCTGGGCGAACGGGTGGCGCGGATCGGGCAGAACGTCACGCGGACCCTCGCTGCCATGCAGGCCATGCTCGACTACCCTGAGGAGGGCGTGCCCGACGAGGACCGCGCCGCGCCACTGGCGCACGCAGAAGCGGACCTGCAGGAACTGCTGCGTTCCGCCCGCGCCGGTCAGGTCGCCACTCGCGGCGCCCGGCTGGCCCTGATCGGCCGACCCAACGCCGGCAAAAGCAGCCTCCTGAACGCCCTGCTGGGGTACGAGCGCAGCATCGTGACCCCCACCCCCGGCACCACCCGCGACTACCTGGAAGCCGCAGTGGAGCTCGCCGGGGTGCCCGTCACGCTCGTTGACACGGCAGGTATCCGCGATACCGCAGACGTCATTGAAGCCGCCGGCGTGCGGCAGGCCCTCTCCCTGGCCGGCGCCGCTGATCTCGTACTGGCCCTGGAGGACGGCAGCGCCCCCCGCGAACCCCTGCCCGCCGACCTGAGCGGCGCCCGGGTGCTGCACGTGCGCACCAAGGCCGACCTTCCGCAGGCGTGGCGTGACCCGGCGGCGCTGGACGTCAGCGCCGTGACCGGCCAGGGCCTGCCGGAGCTGCGCGAGGCGATTCAGGCCGCGCTGCTCGGCGACGCGGCGCGGGGCGAGGCGTGGCTGACCACGGAGCGGCAGGCGGACGCCGCCCGGCGCGCCCTGGGCTACGTGCAGGCCGCCGCGTTCCTGCCCGACGACCTGGCCGGGTACGAACTGGAAGAGGCGTTGCGCGCCCTGGCCGACCTGACAGGCCGGGACGTGCAGGAGGACGTGGTCGACGCCGTGTTCCGCAATTTCTGCGTGGGCAAGTAA
- the ruvA gene encoding Holliday junction branch migration protein RuvA, producing the protein MIAYLSGVVREIRENSAVVVAGGVGYEVQCPVSTLGKLTVGEPAELNTRFVVREDAQLLFGFQDADSLRLFDLLTTVSGVGPKLALALLSAMPVSALAAGLLGGDVKLLSSVSGVGKKTAERLVLELQSKVPEHLAAPAAAAGGARPARVVTTAGRDAIDALLALGFREAQVRGVVAELLASDPELNADALIRRSLGRLR; encoded by the coding sequence ATGATTGCCTACCTGTCCGGCGTGGTCCGGGAAATCCGCGAGAACAGCGCCGTAGTCGTCGCCGGTGGCGTCGGTTACGAGGTGCAGTGTCCGGTCAGCACCCTGGGGAAACTTACGGTTGGAGAGCCCGCCGAGCTGAACACCCGCTTCGTGGTGCGTGAGGACGCGCAGCTGCTGTTCGGGTTCCAGGACGCCGACAGCCTGCGCCTGTTCGACCTGCTCACCACGGTCAGTGGCGTGGGGCCCAAGCTGGCCCTGGCGCTGCTGTCGGCCATGCCGGTCAGTGCGCTGGCCGCCGGGCTGCTGGGCGGCGACGTGAAGCTGCTGAGCAGTGTCAGCGGGGTCGGCAAGAAGACCGCGGAGCGGCTGGTGCTGGAACTGCAGAGCAAGGTCCCTGAGCACCTCGCGGCGCCCGCAGCGGCCGCCGGGGGTGCCCGGCCCGCGCGGGTGGTGACTACGGCCGGACGTGACGCCATTGACGCGCTGCTGGCCCTGGGGTTCCGCGAGGCGCAGGTGCGGGGGGTGGTGGCCGAGCTGCTGGCCAGTGACCCGGAGCTGAACGCCGACGCGCTGATCCGCCGGAGCCTCGGGCGCCTGCGGTAG
- a CDS encoding GNAT family N-acetyltransferase translates to MLTLRPAREADRAALYRICLQTGASGEDATALYHDPLLLGHVYAGPYLTHAPDFAFVLDPGDGTQAAGYILGAPDTAAFEATLEREWWPALRRIYPDPAGVPRERRTPDQRIAHLIHHPAHTPADLLGAYPAHLHIDLLPRAQGGGRGRALMTTLLGALRGAGVPGVHLGVGESNTRAQGFYQHLGFQELRRSPGAVTYGLRLMATGATSPDDPA, encoded by the coding sequence ATGTTGACGCTCCGCCCCGCCCGTGAGGCTGACCGCGCCGCCCTGTACCGCATCTGCCTGCAGACCGGTGCCAGCGGCGAGGACGCCACGGCGCTGTACCACGACCCGCTGCTGCTCGGGCATGTGTACGCCGGGCCGTACCTGACCCACGCGCCCGACTTCGCGTTCGTGCTCGACCCTGGCGACGGCACACAGGCTGCCGGGTACATTCTGGGCGCCCCGGACACTGCGGCGTTCGAAGCCACGCTGGAACGCGAATGGTGGCCGGCCCTGCGGCGCATCTACCCGGACCCGGCCGGCGTGCCACGGGAGCGCCGCACGCCGGACCAGCGGATCGCGCACCTGATCCACCACCCTGCCCACACGCCCGCGGACCTGCTGGGCGCCTACCCCGCGCACCTGCACATTGACCTGCTGCCGCGCGCGCAGGGCGGCGGGCGGGGCCGGGCCCTGATGACCACCCTGCTCGGGGCCCTGCGCGGGGCCGGTGTGCCCGGCGTGCACCTGGGGGTAGGGGAGAGCAACACGCGCGCCCAGGGCTTCTACCAGCACCTGGGCTTCCAGGAACTGCGCCGCTCACCGGGCGCCGTGACGTATGGCCTGCGGCTCATGGCCACCGGCGCGACGTCACCAGATGACCCCGCCTGA
- the metG gene encoding methionine--tRNA ligase, whose amino-acid sequence MSHPDPSHPKHFFITTAIDYANGAPHIGHVYEKILADAIARYHRLAGRDVFFLTGTDEHGEKIAKAAAKAGQTPQVFVDDLSLRAFKGLWDRLDISYDDFVRTTEGRHKRFVQDVLQRVYDAGDIYFAEYEGLYSVGAERYVTDKELVEGPDGVRRYPGDKDPPELRREANYFFKMDKYQAWLLEHIQANPDFIQPAGYRNEVLEMLREPIGPLSISRPKSRVPWGIELPWDPDHVTYVWFDALLNYVSAPVSKGARPDVIGTAWHVIGKDILKPHAVFWPTMLRAAGLPAYRRLVVHSHILAEDGRKMGKSLGNAIDPEALVSTYPVDAIRYTLLREATLSADSPYGEGILVSRLNSDLANDLGNLLSRTVSMIQKYREGVIPAAAEITDREHEIETAALALPGEILKLVDDLKINMAIEAAMNFVRDLNRYIAESAPWNLAKSDDTQRRLNTVLYTAAEGLRVASVALEAVIPGKARELRAQLGLGGQSYALASAWGLTPAGTRVQSGAILFPKPEVKDASAPETGAGTPATPPAPKAAKKESPMTQTAPAEPAAQAPAPPAPEALISIDDFARIDLRVAEVIAAEAVAKADKLLKLTVRLGEEERTVVSGIRRWFEPEALVGRKVILVANLKPAKLRGIESQGMILAAEDDQGNLDLVGLGLDLPSGTKVR is encoded by the coding sequence ATGAGCCACCCAGACCCCAGCCACCCCAAGCACTTTTTCATCACGACCGCCATTGACTACGCCAACGGCGCCCCGCACATCGGCCACGTGTACGAGAAGATCCTGGCCGACGCCATCGCCCGCTACCACCGCCTCGCCGGGCGGGACGTGTTCTTCCTGACCGGCACGGACGAGCACGGCGAGAAGATCGCCAAAGCCGCCGCGAAAGCCGGGCAGACCCCCCAGGTGTTCGTCGACGACCTGTCCCTGCGGGCCTTCAAGGGCCTGTGGGACCGACTGGACATCAGCTACGACGACTTCGTCCGCACCACCGAAGGCCGCCACAAACGCTTCGTGCAGGACGTGCTGCAGCGCGTGTACGACGCGGGCGACATCTACTTCGCCGAGTACGAGGGCCTGTACTCCGTGGGCGCCGAACGCTACGTGACGGATAAGGAACTTGTCGAAGGGCCCGACGGCGTGCGCCGCTACCCCGGCGACAAGGACCCGCCCGAACTTCGGCGCGAAGCGAACTACTTCTTCAAGATGGACAAGTACCAGGCGTGGCTGCTGGAGCACATCCAGGCCAACCCGGACTTCATCCAGCCTGCCGGGTACCGCAACGAGGTCCTGGAGATGCTGCGCGAACCCATCGGGCCGCTGAGCATCTCCCGCCCCAAGAGCCGCGTGCCGTGGGGCATCGAACTGCCCTGGGACCCGGATCACGTCACGTACGTGTGGTTCGACGCGCTGCTGAACTACGTCTCGGCGCCCGTCAGCAAGGGGGCACGTCCCGACGTGATCGGCACCGCGTGGCACGTGATCGGCAAGGACATCCTCAAGCCGCACGCGGTGTTCTGGCCCACCATGCTCCGGGCCGCGGGCCTGCCCGCCTACCGCCGGCTGGTCGTGCACAGTCACATCCTCGCCGAGGACGGCCGCAAGATGGGCAAGAGCCTGGGCAACGCCATTGACCCGGAGGCCCTGGTCTCCACGTACCCCGTGGATGCCATCCGGTACACCCTGCTGCGGGAAGCGACCCTGAGTGCCGACAGCCCCTACGGCGAGGGCATCCTGGTGTCCCGCCTGAACAGCGACCTCGCCAACGACCTGGGCAACCTGCTCTCCCGCACCGTCAGCATGATCCAGAAGTACCGCGAGGGAGTCATTCCCGCAGCGGCCGAGATCACCGACCGGGAACACGAGATCGAAACGGCCGCCCTCGCCCTGCCCGGCGAGATCCTGAAGCTCGTGGATGACCTGAAGATCAACATGGCCATCGAGGCCGCCATGAACTTCGTCCGGGACCTCAACCGCTACATCGCCGAGAGCGCCCCCTGGAACCTCGCCAAGAGTGACGACACCCAGCGCCGCCTGAACACTGTGCTGTATACCGCCGCCGAGGGCCTGCGCGTGGCCAGCGTTGCCCTGGAGGCCGTGATTCCTGGGAAGGCCCGCGAGCTGCGTGCGCAGCTGGGCCTGGGCGGCCAGTCGTACGCCCTCGCGTCCGCCTGGGGCCTGACCCCTGCCGGCACGCGCGTGCAGAGCGGCGCCATCCTGTTCCCGAAACCTGAAGTGAAAGACGCCAGCGCACCTGAGACGGGCGCCGGAACGCCCGCCACGCCGCCCGCCCCGAAAGCCGCGAAGAAAGAGAGTCCCATGACCCAGACCGCGCCTGCCGAACCAGCCGCTCAGGCCCCCGCGCCCCCCGCCCCGGAAGCCCTGATCAGCATCGACGATTTCGCCCGCATTGACCTGCGCGTCGCGGAAGTCATTGCCGCCGAGGCAGTGGCCAAGGCCGACAAGCTTCTGAAACTCACCGTGAGGCTGGGCGAGGAGGAGCGTACCGTGGTGAGCGGCATCCGCAGATGGTTCGAGCCCGAAGCGCTCGTGGGCCGCAAGGTGATTCTGGTTGCCAACCTGAAACCCGCCAAGCTGCGTGGCATCGAATCCCAGGGCATGATCCTGGCCGCCGAGGACGATCAGGGGAACCTGGACCTCGTGGGGCTGGGACTCGACCTGCCCAGCGGCACCAAGGTCCGCTGA
- the rapZ gene encoding RNase adapter RapZ → MPFVVVSGLSGSGKSTALRTLEDAGFFITDNLPPELWGAMHDLVQARGLTRVAISTDARTRDFLGSLEDSFVRLSRRREDLRVLFLEANADVLLKRYNFTRREHPLGENLMLDFARERELLAPLRAIADTVIDTTSLSAKELAAQILRVFRLEHDFHLRLMSFGFKHAPPRDADMILDVRSLPNPYYDPALRPRTGLDHDVAEYAFQGETSEQFYADLRDFVRVASERARAGGRHGYTVAVGCTGGQHRSVAVAARLARDLADLNVDILDHRDMKAGEHE, encoded by the coding sequence ATGCCGTTTGTCGTTGTCTCCGGTCTGTCCGGAAGTGGAAAGAGCACCGCGCTGCGCACCCTGGAAGACGCCGGGTTCTTCATCACGGACAACCTCCCGCCGGAACTGTGGGGCGCCATGCACGACCTCGTCCAGGCGCGGGGCCTCACCCGCGTGGCGATCAGCACCGACGCCCGCACCCGCGATTTCCTGGGCTCACTGGAAGACAGTTTCGTGCGCCTCTCCCGCCGCCGTGAGGACCTGCGCGTGCTGTTCCTGGAAGCGAACGCGGACGTGCTGCTGAAACGCTACAACTTCACCCGGCGTGAGCACCCCCTGGGCGAGAACCTGATGCTGGACTTCGCGCGGGAACGTGAACTGCTCGCCCCACTGCGCGCCATCGCCGACACGGTCATCGATACCACCAGCCTGAGCGCCAAGGAACTCGCCGCGCAGATCCTGCGGGTCTTTCGCCTGGAGCACGACTTCCACCTGCGCCTGATGTCCTTCGGGTTCAAGCACGCCCCACCCCGCGACGCCGACATGATCCTGGACGTCCGCTCGCTGCCCAACCCCTACTACGACCCGGCCCTGCGCCCCCGCACCGGTCTGGACCATGACGTGGCCGAGTACGCCTTCCAGGGTGAGACGTCCGAGCAGTTCTACGCGGACCTGCGCGACTTCGTGCGCGTCGCCTCTGAACGCGCCCGCGCCGGCGGCCGCCACGGGTACACCGTCGCCGTCGGCTGCACCGGCGGACAGCACCGCAGCGTCGCCGTGGCTGCCCGGCTGGCCCGGGACCTCGCTGACCTGAATGTGGACATCCTCGACCACCGCGACATGAAAGCAGGCGAACACGAGTGA
- a CDS encoding gluconeogenesis factor YvcK family protein, producing the protein MSDPPLPQRAALSTPPATRHGELIRRGQHVTRRARMWMSPGIGVKRWLTLFVICTVIGAVGVLHFTWTGPLHFVATRWILWVNTLISPEVMPLYTGGIALMLLALFGALWSIMMLNRSVLTGTGTAPEQAVDLMYQNRHLARGPRIVTLGGGTGMSNLLSGLRVHTGNTTAIVTVADDGGSSGRLRQSLDMIAPGDLTDCYAALSDSPVMARLLLHRFQRGDGIEGHTFGNLMLATLSEEQGGLSEAMLDIHEVLRIRGRVYPAATQPPTLVAQLSDGRVIRGESRFAQEVGAATIEQVSLDPPDLPALPEVLQAIREADQIVLGPGSLYTSIIPALLVPAIAHEIRQSPAPVIYVTSLMTEPGETSRLTLEGHVQAIARHLGRTPDCLLVNNAVPPRDVVARYAAEGAHLLSLTGASRDVRGRAVVLPLLQPGQARHDPVALAQALLYAAPRRDQTG; encoded by the coding sequence GTGAGCGACCCGCCCCTCCCGCAGCGCGCGGCGCTCAGCACCCCCCCGGCCACCCGGCACGGCGAGCTGATCCGGCGCGGGCAGCACGTCACGCGCCGCGCCCGCATGTGGATGTCCCCCGGAATCGGCGTCAAACGCTGGCTGACCCTGTTCGTGATCTGCACCGTGATCGGCGCAGTCGGCGTGCTGCACTTCACCTGGACCGGCCCACTGCATTTTGTCGCGACCCGCTGGATTCTGTGGGTGAACACCCTGATCAGCCCTGAAGTCATGCCGCTGTACACCGGCGGGATCGCCCTGATGCTGCTCGCCCTGTTCGGCGCGCTGTGGAGCATCATGATGCTCAACCGGTCCGTGCTGACCGGCACCGGCACCGCCCCCGAACAGGCCGTGGACCTGATGTACCAGAACCGTCACCTCGCCCGCGGTCCGCGGATCGTGACGCTGGGGGGCGGCACCGGCATGTCCAACCTCCTGTCAGGCCTGCGGGTACACACCGGCAACACCACGGCCATCGTCACGGTCGCCGATGACGGAGGTTCCAGCGGCCGGCTGCGCCAGTCGCTCGACATGATCGCCCCCGGTGACCTGACCGACTGCTACGCCGCCCTGAGCGACAGCCCCGTCATGGCGCGGCTGCTGCTGCACCGCTTCCAGCGCGGCGACGGCATCGAGGGGCACACCTTCGGGAACCTGATGCTCGCCACGCTCAGCGAGGAGCAGGGCGGCCTGAGTGAAGCCATGCTGGACATCCACGAGGTGCTGCGCATCCGCGGGCGCGTGTACCCCGCCGCCACGCAGCCCCCCACCCTGGTCGCGCAACTCAGCGACGGCCGCGTCATCCGCGGGGAGAGCCGCTTTGCGCAGGAGGTCGGCGCAGCCACCATTGAGCAGGTCAGCCTGGACCCCCCTGACCTCCCGGCCCTGCCAGAGGTGCTGCAGGCCATCCGGGAAGCCGACCAGATTGTGCTGGGCCCGGGCAGCCTGTACACCAGCATCATCCCAGCCCTGCTCGTTCCGGCCATCGCGCACGAAATCCGGCAGTCCCCGGCCCCCGTGATCTACGTGACCAGCCTGATGACCGAGCCCGGCGAGACCAGCCGCCTGACCCTCGAAGGCCACGTGCAGGCGATCGCCCGGCACCTGGGCCGCACCCCCGACTGCCTGCTGGTGAACAACGCCGTGCCGCCCCGCGACGTCGTCGCCCGGTACGCCGCTGAGGGCGCCCACCTGCTGAGCCTCACGGGCGCCAGCCGCGACGTGCGGGGCCGCGCGGTGGTGCTGCCACTGCTTCAGCCCGGGCAGGCCCGGCATGACCCGGTGGCCCTGGCGCAGGCGCTGCTGTACGCCGCGCCCCGCCGCGACCAGACCGGCTAG
- a CDS encoding thiamine diphosphokinase, which produces MSALPFSDAPLEAGVAWILVGGRLTPSPLLDALPRPDVVVAADGGARHAAALGVRVDAWVGDFDSSAGVHVDAPREVHPTAKDETDAELAVRVARARGAAELVFVGAFGGRFDHTLALALGALRLAGEGLRVTLTSGDEWGWPLLSGAALSVLLPQDATLSVLAVTTLRGLTLGGVRWPLASADIPLGSGWTVSNEVAQSPVTAALDEGQALVTALTGDLR; this is translated from the coding sequence GTGAGTGCCCTTCCTTTCTCTGACGCCCCCCTGGAGGCCGGCGTGGCGTGGATTCTGGTGGGGGGCCGCCTGACGCCCTCGCCCCTGCTGGACGCGCTGCCACGCCCGGACGTGGTGGTTGCCGCGGATGGCGGGGCCCGGCACGCCGCGGCGCTGGGCGTGCGGGTGGATGCGTGGGTGGGAGATTTTGATTCCTCAGCGGGCGTGCACGTGGACGCTCCCCGGGAGGTGCATCCCACCGCAAAAGATGAAACGGACGCTGAGCTGGCGGTGCGGGTGGCGCGCGCGCGCGGCGCTGCGGAACTGGTGTTCGTGGGGGCGTTCGGCGGCCGCTTCGACCACACGCTCGCGCTGGCCCTTGGGGCGCTGCGCCTGGCGGGCGAGGGCCTGCGGGTGACCCTCACCAGCGGGGACGAGTGGGGCTGGCCGCTCCTGAGCGGCGCGGCACTGTCAGTTCTTCTGCCGCAGGACGCGACCCTCAGTGTTCTGGCGGTCACGACCCTCCGGGGGCTGACGCTGGGCGGTGTGCGCTGGCCCCTGGCCAGCGCGGACATTCCACTCGGAAGTGGCTGGACGGTCAGTAACGAGGTGGCGCAGTCGCCCGTCACGGCGGCCCTGGACGAAGGGCAGGCCCTTGTGACGGCCCTGACCGGTGACCTTCGCTGA
- a CDS encoding ABC transporter ATP-binding protein, with translation MLGSVNHAQGPVLSLRTVRRSFGPVAAVRDVSLDVAAGETVALLGPSGCGKSTVLRVTAGLERPDAGSVHVAGQDVTAQPPEARHVGLVFQDYALFPHLSVLRNVAYGPRVRGAARSVAEARAREALALVDLMGLEDRRPAQLSGGQAQRVALARALATGSPLLLLDEPMSNLDEQLRADLRAELRDLFARVRAGVLLVTHDQREARSLADRVAVMRAGQLVQVGAAAEVFARPATAWVAAFLGEANLLPAAPGEVRFVPEEALWPGEGQAWPVTARQPVEGGVRVTVAHAWGPLTLTLSAREMASLRGETLPLAVREALVRPLPDDRDPTH, from the coding sequence ATGCTGGGCAGCGTGAATCACGCGCAAGGGCCGGTGCTGTCGCTGCGCACGGTGCGCCGGTCGTTCGGGCCGGTCGCTGCGGTGCGGGACGTCTCGCTGGACGTGGCGGCGGGCGAGACAGTGGCGCTGCTCGGCCCGAGCGGATGCGGAAAGAGCACGGTGCTGCGCGTCACCGCGGGCCTGGAGCGGCCGGATGCCGGCAGCGTGCACGTGGCAGGCCAGGATGTCACGGCCCAGCCGCCGGAAGCGCGGCACGTGGGGCTGGTGTTTCAGGATTACGCCCTGTTTCCGCACCTGAGCGTGCTGCGCAACGTGGCGTACGGGCCGCGCGTGCGGGGCGCGGCGCGCTCCGTGGCCGAAGCGCGCGCGCGCGAAGCGCTGGCGCTGGTGGACCTGATGGGTCTGGAGGACCGCCGCCCCGCGCAGCTGTCGGGCGGACAGGCACAGCGGGTGGCCCTGGCGCGGGCCCTGGCGACAGGCTCCCCGCTGCTGCTGCTGGACGAACCCATGTCCAACCTGGATGAGCAGCTGCGCGCGGACCTGCGGGCGGAGTTGCGCGACCTGTTCGCGCGGGTGCGGGCGGGGGTGCTGCTGGTCACGCACGACCAGCGGGAGGCGCGGTCCCTCGCGGACCGCGTGGCGGTGATGCGCGCCGGTCAGCTGGTGCAGGTGGGCGCCGCCGCGGAGGTGTTCGCACGTCCGGCGACGGCCTGGGTGGCGGCGTTTCTGGGTGAGGCGAACCTGCTGCCCGCCGCCCCCGGGGAGGTGCGGTTCGTGCCGGAGGAGGCCCTGTGGCCCGGTGAGGGCCAGGCGTGGCCGGTGACAGCCCGGCAGCCGGTGGAGGGCGGCGTCCGCGTGACGGTCGCACACGCCTGGGGGCCCCTGACCCTGACCCTGAGCGCGCGGGAAATGGCGTCGTTACGCGGAGAGACGCTGCCCCTGGCCGTTCGTGAGGCGCTGGTCCGGCCGCTGCCGGACGACCGTGACCCCACGCACTGA
- a CDS encoding ABC transporter permease, whose amino-acid sequence MNQVPLSRLSGWLLTLPGLLFVLLCLVVPLARTLLEGGVTLSVWADPYFQGRLGWTLAQAAVTAGLAAGLGVPLAFLLSRFQVRGSTLFLRLLLLPFVTPTLVAVLGLSALLGPQGWGTRLLGVDLSDTPALLVLGNLFFNLPVMVRLSYAGFTRVPPGLLGAARSLGASGWRAAWEIALPLALPGVLAGTVLVFLYSALSFGLPLALGGERYATLEVEIYTLTALQLRLPEASALIVGQLAFTLLATGAYVRLTRGGLGVAGAGRPRARGAARAALLVLGGVTVAVCFAPLLAVVARGLLGSDGVTLAYWHAVLADESTPRLVWNTVRFGLMALAGAALLGGLYALGAWRAQSRTLDLVSLLPLMVSPVSLAVGYLLAYPALAATLPMLIAAYTLLAWPLVVRSVLPALRTIPPRLHEAARSLGASRGAARRTVTFPLVFPALRGGAALALATVLGEFGATLVLTRPEWATLSTGLYERLGRPGERNLGEACALATALLLLSTLAFTLLDGGEGEVT is encoded by the coding sequence GTGAATCAGGTTCCCCTCTCCCGCCTGTCCGGGTGGCTCCTGACCCTGCCGGGCCTGCTGTTCGTGCTCCTGTGCCTGGTGGTGCCGCTGGCACGGACGCTGCTGGAGGGCGGCGTCACCCTGAGCGTGTGGGCGGACCCGTACTTCCAGGGCCGGCTGGGCTGGACGCTGGCGCAGGCGGCCGTCACGGCGGGGCTGGCAGCGGGGCTGGGCGTGCCGCTGGCCTTTCTGCTGTCACGGTTCCAGGTGCGGGGCAGCACGCTGTTCCTGCGCCTGCTGCTGCTGCCGTTCGTGACCCCGACGCTCGTGGCCGTGCTGGGCCTGTCGGCGCTGCTGGGCCCGCAGGGCTGGGGCACGCGCCTGCTGGGCGTGGACCTCAGCGACACGCCGGCGCTGCTGGTGCTGGGCAACCTGTTCTTCAACCTGCCGGTGATGGTGCGCCTGAGTTACGCAGGGTTCACGCGGGTGCCGCCGGGCCTGCTGGGCGCGGCGCGGTCCCTGGGGGCCTCCGGCTGGCGCGCAGCGTGGGAGATCGCGCTGCCGCTCGCCCTGCCGGGCGTCCTGGCCGGCACGGTCCTGGTGTTTCTGTACTCGGCCCTGAGTTTCGGCCTGCCACTCGCGCTGGGCGGGGAGCGCTACGCAACGCTGGAGGTAGAGATCTACACCCTGACGGCGTTGCAGCTGCGCCTGCCGGAGGCAAGCGCCCTGATCGTGGGTCAGCTGGCGTTCACGCTGCTCGCCACGGGGGCGTACGTGCGCCTGACGCGCGGCGGGCTGGGGGTCGCGGGAGCAGGGCGGCCGCGGGCCCGTGGGGCGGCCCGGGCGGCCCTGCTGGTCCTGGGAGGCGTGACGGTCGCAGTGTGTTTCGCACCGCTCCTGGCGGTGGTGGCTCGGGGCCTGCTGGGCTCGGACGGCGTGACGCTGGCGTACTGGCACGCCGTGCTGGCCGACGAGAGCACGCCGCGGCTCGTCTGGAACACCGTGCGTTTCGGCCTGATGGCCCTGGCCGGGGCCGCGCTGCTGGGCGGCCTGTACGCGCTGGGCGCCTGGCGGGCGCAGTCGCGGACCCTGGACCTCGTGTCCCTGCTGCCGCTGATGGTCTCCCCGGTGAGTCTGGCGGTCGGGTACCTGCTGGCGTACCCGGCGCTGGCCGCCACGCTGCCGATGCTGATCGCGGCGTACACGCTGCTGGCGTGGCCCCTGGTGGTCCGGTCGGTCCTGCCGGCCCTGCGGACCATTCCGCCGCGCCTGCACGAGGCCGCCCGGTCGCTGGGCGCGTCACGCGGCGCGGCGCGGCGCACCGTGACGTTCCCCCTGGTCTTCCCCGCCCTACGGGGCGGCGCGGCGCTGGCCCTGGCCACCGTGCTGGGAGAGTTCGGGGCCACCCTGGTCCTCACACGGCCGGAGTGGGCCACCCTCAGCACCGGCCTGTACGAACGCCTGGGGCGCCCCGGGGAACGCAACCTGGGCGAGGCGTGCGCGCTGGCCACGGCGCTGCTGCTGCTGTCTACGCTCGCCTTCACGCTGCTGGACGGCGGCGAGGGTGAGGTGACGTGA